The nucleotide window TGTTAGGATATATTTATCCTACAACTAGGACAAATAATAATAGGATAAAGAGGAGATTGAATTTATGAGTGTTCTATCCATTGTTCTGCAAGTGATATTAGGGTTAGGTTTTCTTATGTTTGGCTTTATGAAGTTTGGGTCCAAGCAGATGGTGGAAGGATTCAAGAACTATGGATATCCTGGAGCGTTCCGAGTATTTACAGGGTTGATCGAAGTCATTGCAGCAGGTTTAGTTATTGCAGGTATATGGAGTGAGGGTTTGGCTGCATTGGGTGGTTTACTCATCGTGGTAACGATGATCGGTGCCATCATTACTCACATTAAAATAAAGGATCAATTAAAACAAATGCTCATGCCGATCATTTTATTAATTCTGGGCTTGGTCGTATTGCTAATCAATTACGGATCTTTGTTTGTGTGAATGGTCCGTTAAACTAAGGGGTGAGTATCATGGGAATCCAAATTATTAAACCCAAAGATCAAGCGAGTGGTCAGTTCGATGGCGGCAAAATAATAGAACAAAAACCAATTGGTTTTTCCGGAGAAGGCTCCATCATTACTCGACTAGGACCCCTATTTTACTGGGCTTGGGCTCATTCTCAGGAACCAGCAGAAATCGGACTCCATCCGCATCAAGGCTTCGAAATCATCACTTATGTAATCAATGGTAAGGCATATCATCGGGATACACTGGGTACGGAAAGTGTTGTACAAGAAGGAGGAGCCCAGCTCATGCAAACAGGCTCTGGTGTACAACATGCTGAGGCGTTAAAGGAACCGACTGAAGCCTTTCAAATTTGGTTTGAACCACATCTAAGCCAAGCCGTTAAACGTACACCTATTTATTCGCAATTCGATTCTAATCAGTTTTCGTTAGTAGATATGGATGGTGTGAAAATCAAAACACTTTTAGGAAACGATTCTCCCATGCAAACTGTGACAGATGCTCAAATGTGGGATGTACTTATTCCTAAAGGAACAGTATATATCCATAGCCTTTCCTTGGGTCGTACATTGGCTAGTTTAGCCATTAGAGGAGACGGAACTCTTTTATCAGATACAATTGAAACAACTCATTTCTCACATAAGGATTTTATTATCGTGCA belongs to Paenibacillus sp. FSL H8-0079 and includes:
- a CDS encoding DoxX family protein, producing the protein MSVLSIVLQVILGLGFLMFGFMKFGSKQMVEGFKNYGYPGAFRVFTGLIEVIAAGLVIAGIWSEGLAALGGLLIVVTMIGAIITHIKIKDQLKQMLMPIILLILGLVVLLINYGSLFV
- a CDS encoding pirin family protein, which codes for MGIQIIKPKDQASGQFDGGKIIEQKPIGFSGEGSIITRLGPLFYWAWAHSQEPAEIGLHPHQGFEIITYVINGKAYHRDTLGTESVVQEGGAQLMQTGSGVQHAEALKEPTEAFQIWFEPHLSQAVKRTPIYSQFDSNQFSLVDMDGVKIKTLLGNDSPMQTVTDAQMWDVLIPKGTVYIHSLSLGRTLASLAIRGDGTLLSDTIETTHFSHKDFIIVQSEQEERVALQAVDQDLRILVIEVPTEVDYPLYRKPR